One Bacteroidota bacterium genomic window carries:
- a CDS encoding argininosuccinate synthase translates to MENKKVVLAYSGGLDTSVILKWLIDKGFDVIAFVADVGQDEDFIEVKRKALAIGASKVYIEDLKEELVTDYIFQAIKANAMYEGRYLLGTSIARPIIAKRHIEIAHLEKAAYVSHGATGKGNDQVRFELGYYALDPSIKVLAPWKMQEFLDQFKGRTDMLNYAEEKKIPVKASLKKPYSEDDNLMHISHEAGILEDPKYKFEKEILTKMVMPQDAPDKETHLAIHWRDGIPVKVANTDDGTVKEKPLELFNYLNKIGGENGIGLLDMVENRFVGIKSRGVYETPGGEILMKAHMDIEGIAMDREVMRLRNMLSPLFAEIIYNGFWFSPEREFLSAAIDKSQELIDGVVYLTLYKGNVIIDGRESPSSLYNMELSSMDIAGGFDQKDSQGFIKINAIRLMAHHTIVKQKEKK, encoded by the coding sequence ATGGAAAATAAAAAAGTAGTATTAGCGTATAGTGGAGGATTAGATACCTCTGTAATATTAAAATGGCTAATTGATAAAGGCTTCGATGTGATTGCTTTTGTGGCAGACGTAGGCCAGGATGAAGATTTTATCGAAGTTAAGCGCAAGGCACTTGCTATTGGCGCAAGCAAAGTATATATCGAAGACCTGAAAGAAGAGCTGGTAACAGATTATATTTTCCAGGCGATAAAGGCCAATGCCATGTACGAAGGGCGCTACCTGCTCGGAACTTCTATTGCAAGACCGATAATAGCCAAAAGGCATATCGAAATTGCCCACCTCGAGAAGGCAGCCTATGTGTCACATGGAGCTACCGGAAAAGGAAACGACCAGGTACGTTTCGAGCTGGGTTATTACGCCCTCGATCCCTCCATTAAGGTGCTGGCTCCCTGGAAAATGCAGGAGTTTCTCGATCAGTTTAAAGGCCGCACCGACATGCTCAATTATGCCGAAGAGAAAAAGATTCCGGTAAAAGCTTCGTTGAAAAAACCTTACAGCGAAGACGATAACCTTATGCACATCAGCCATGAGGCCGGCATTCTCGAAGACCCAAAATACAAGTTCGAAAAAGAAATTCTTACCAAAATGGTTATGCCCCAGGATGCTCCCGACAAGGAAACGCATCTTGCCATTCACTGGCGCGATGGTATTCCGGTGAAAGTGGCAAATACCGACGATGGCACCGTGAAAGAAAAACCTCTTGAACTCTTTAACTACCTTAATAAAATAGGAGGCGAAAATGGTATAGGCCTACTCGACATGGTCGAAAACCGTTTTGTAGGCATCAAATCACGCGGTGTTTACGAAACACCTGGTGGCGAGATTCTTATGAAAGCACACATGGACATCGAAGGCATTGCCATGGACCGCGAAGTCATGCGTCTGCGCAACATGCTCTCCCCATTGTTTGCCGAGATTATTTACAATGGATTTTGGTTCAGTCCCGAGCGCGAATTTTTGTCCGCTGCAATCGACAAAAGCCAGGAACTCATCGATGGTGTGGTATACCTGACCCTTTATAAAGGAAACGTAATTATCGATGGACGTGAGTCACCCAGTTCATTGTACAACATGGAGCTTTCGAGCATGGACATAGCAGGTGGTTTCGACCAGAAAGACAGCCAGGGCTTTATAAAAATTAATGCCATCCGGCTAATGGCCCACCATACCATTGTCAAACAAAAGGAGAAAAAATAA
- the argR gene encoding arginine repressor, which produces MGNRTERLLAIKEIITKLKVSSQEELLSILEKKGLSYTQATLSRDLKFLKVNKISDAEKGYIYELPEQHVMHGNDLAESYAAQGFISIQFANHLGVIKTHPGYAASIASLIDRYAPFEIVGTIAGDDTILVIPRDNVSAQDVINALILIVPELKSKIN; this is translated from the coding sequence ATGGGAAACAGAACAGAACGCCTTTTAGCCATTAAAGAAATTATCACTAAACTCAAAGTATCGAGTCAGGAAGAACTCTTGAGCATTCTTGAGAAAAAAGGTCTTAGTTATACACAGGCTACTTTGTCGCGCGATTTAAAGTTTTTAAAGGTAAATAAAATATCCGATGCAGAAAAAGGATACATCTACGAATTACCTGAGCAACATGTAATGCATGGCAATGACCTGGCCGAAAGCTATGCTGCACAAGGGTTTATCAGCATACAATTTGCCAATCACCTGGGTGTAATAAAAACGCATCCGGGATATGCGGCCAGCATAGCCTCATTAATTGACAGGTATGCACCCTTCGAAATCGTTGGTACCATTGCCGGCGACGATACCATTCTTGTCATTCCGCGAGACAATGTTTCGGCCCAGGATGTGATCAATGCCCTGATCCTGATTGTTCCCGAACTTAAATCGAAGATTAACTAA
- the carB gene encoding carbamoyl-phosphate synthase (glutamine-hydrolyzing) large subunit yields MDKSIKKVIVLGSGALKIGEAGEFDYSGSQALKALKEEGIYTVLINPNIATVQTSEGIADKIYFLPVTPYFVEKVMEKEKPDGILLAFGGQTALNCGTALFKSGALKKNNVRVLGTPVEAIMNTEDRELFVKKLDEIDVKTIKSEAVTTIEEAKRAANELGYPIIIRAAYTLGGQGSGFCDNDDELDKLASKALSYAPQILVEKSLKGWKEVEYEVVRDRFDNCITVCNMENFDPLGIHTGESIVVAPSQTLSNSEYHKLRELAIKIIRHIGVVGECNVQYALDPESEDYRVIEVNARLSRSSALASKATGYPLAFVAAKLALGYGLHHLKNSITKTTPAFFEPALDYVVCKIPRWDLNKFIGVSKEIGSSMKSVGEVMAIGRTFEEAIQKGLRMIGQGMHGFVGNRDLEFSNIDKELNQPTDMRIFVIAQAFEKGYTIDQIHQLTKIDKWFISKLEKVWKLKNELEQYHSLEKLPLDLLRKAKVYGFSDFQLARFVLKQENDYVDHGIHQVRNFRISNGIIPFVKQIDTLAAEFPAKTNYLYLTYSGNSHDISFTDQDKSVIVLGSGAYRIGSSVEFDWCSVNALNTINKEGLRSVMINYNPETVSTDYDICDRLYFDELTLERVLDIVELENPRGVIVSVGGQIPNNLATRLDKKGVKLLGTSAYNIDRAENRHKFSSMLDELKIDQPRWKELTSIEDIHTFVDEVNFPVLVRPSYVLSGAAMNVVSNRDELEHFLNLAAKVSKQYPVVVSEFLQLAKEIEIDAVAKDGELVAYAISEHVEFAGVHSGDATIVFPAQKIYFETQRRIKRIARQIAKALEISGPFNMQFLAKDNDIKVIECNLRASRSFPFVSKVLKTNFIELATLVMLGKEVEKPSSHIFDIDYIGIKAPQFSFSRLSKADPVLGVDMASTGEVGCIGDDFYEAILKAMLSVGYNIPKKNILLSTGPMREKVELLNSCRLLLQKGYNLFATPGTATFLEMNGLEVTSLAWPDEPKKPNTLDYLKNKMIDLVINIPKDLSTAELDNDYTIRRSAVDFNIPLITNARLASAFLIGICKLNIDDISIRSWDEYSPDSKQF; encoded by the coding sequence ATGGACAAATCGATCAAAAAAGTTATTGTTCTCGGTTCGGGTGCCTTAAAGATTGGCGAAGCAGGCGAGTTTGACTATTCCGGGTCTCAAGCCCTGAAGGCACTAAAAGAAGAAGGTATTTACACGGTGTTGATCAATCCGAATATTGCCACAGTACAAACCTCCGAGGGCATTGCCGATAAAATATATTTTCTGCCAGTTACACCTTATTTTGTTGAAAAGGTGATGGAAAAAGAAAAGCCCGATGGCATTCTGCTGGCCTTTGGCGGACAGACCGCACTGAACTGCGGCACTGCACTTTTTAAATCTGGTGCCCTGAAAAAGAACAATGTACGGGTACTGGGCACTCCGGTAGAAGCCATTATGAATACCGAGGACCGCGAGCTTTTTGTCAAGAAACTCGACGAAATAGATGTAAAAACCATTAAAAGCGAAGCAGTAACTACCATAGAAGAGGCCAAAAGAGCTGCAAATGAACTGGGATATCCGATCATAATACGTGCAGCCTACACTCTTGGCGGACAAGGCTCGGGGTTTTGCGACAACGACGACGAACTGGATAAACTTGCCAGCAAAGCACTTTCCTATGCACCACAGATATTGGTTGAAAAATCGTTAAAAGGTTGGAAGGAAGTAGAATACGAAGTCGTGCGCGACCGTTTCGATAACTGCATTACCGTGTGCAACATGGAAAACTTCGATCCGCTGGGTATCCATACGGGCGAAAGTATTGTAGTTGCACCTTCGCAAACCCTTTCGAACAGCGAATACCATAAGCTACGTGAATTGGCCATTAAAATAATCCGGCACATAGGTGTGGTGGGCGAATGCAACGTGCAATATGCCCTCGACCCCGAATCGGAAGATTACAGGGTGATAGAAGTAAATGCCCGCCTTTCGCGTTCATCAGCTCTGGCCTCCAAAGCAACCGGATACCCATTGGCCTTTGTTGCCGCCAAGCTTGCCCTGGGTTATGGCCTGCACCACCTTAAAAACTCTATCACCAAAACCACCCCAGCTTTTTTCGAGCCGGCGCTCGATTATGTAGTTTGCAAAATACCGCGATGGGATTTAAATAAATTCATTGGCGTTTCGAAAGAGATTGGATCGAGCATGAAAAGCGTGGGCGAGGTAATGGCTATCGGCCGTACTTTCGAAGAAGCCATACAAAAAGGGCTGCGCATGATTGGCCAGGGAATGCATGGTTTTGTGGGTAATCGTGACCTCGAATTCAGCAACATCGACAAGGAGCTGAACCAACCTACCGACATGCGTATTTTTGTCATAGCCCAAGCCTTTGAAAAAGGGTATACTATAGATCAGATACACCAGCTTACAAAAATCGACAAGTGGTTTATCAGTAAGCTCGAAAAAGTATGGAAGTTGAAAAACGAGTTGGAACAATATCATTCTCTTGAAAAACTTCCGCTCGATTTGTTACGAAAAGCCAAAGTGTATGGTTTTTCCGATTTTCAGCTTGCCCGTTTTGTATTGAAACAAGAAAATGATTATGTCGATCATGGCATTCACCAGGTACGCAATTTTCGCATTTCGAATGGTATTATTCCCTTTGTAAAACAGATCGACACACTGGCAGCTGAATTTCCGGCTAAAACCAACTACTTATACCTTACCTATTCGGGTAATTCACACGACATCTCCTTTACCGACCAGGATAAATCAGTTATTGTACTGGGTTCAGGGGCCTACCGCATCGGTAGTTCGGTAGAGTTCGACTGGTGTAGTGTCAATGCCCTGAATACCATCAACAAAGAAGGACTTCGTTCGGTAATGATTAACTACAACCCCGAAACTGTAAGTACCGATTATGATATCTGCGACAGACTTTACTTCGATGAACTTACCCTCGAACGGGTACTCGATATTGTGGAACTGGAAAATCCGCGCGGAGTCATTGTTTCGGTAGGAGGGCAAATACCCAATAACCTTGCCACCCGACTCGACAAAAAGGGCGTTAAGCTTTTAGGTACTTCGGCCTACAACATCGACAGAGCCGAAAACAGGCATAAATTCTCGAGCATGCTCGACGAGCTTAAAATTGACCAACCCCGCTGGAAAGAGCTTACAAGCATTGAAGATATCCATACTTTTGTCGACGAGGTGAATTTTCCGGTGCTTGTGCGCCCTTCGTATGTGCTTTCCGGTGCAGCCATGAACGTGGTGTCGAACCGCGATGAATTGGAGCACTTCCTGAACCTGGCCGCCAAAGTTTCGAAACAATACCCGGTGGTGGTGTCGGAATTTTTACAGCTGGCCAAAGAAATTGAGATAGATGCTGTGGCCAAAGATGGCGAACTGGTCGCTTATGCCATAAGCGAGCATGTAGAATTTGCCGGAGTTCACTCGGGCGATGCCACTATCGTATTTCCGGCCCAGAAAATATATTTCGAAACCCAGCGCCGAATTAAGCGCATTGCACGCCAGATAGCTAAAGCCCTCGAAATAAGCGGTCCCTTCAACATGCAATTTCTGGCCAAAGACAACGACATAAAAGTAATTGAATGTAACCTGAGGGCATCGAGAAGCTTTCCTTTTGTTTCGAAAGTGCTTAAAACCAATTTTATCGAATTGGCTACCTTGGTGATGTTAGGAAAGGAAGTAGAAAAACCCTCGTCGCATATTTTCGATATCGACTACATTGGTATTAAGGCACCACAGTTTAGTTTCTCGCGCCTATCGAAAGCCGATCCGGTACTGGGTGTCGATATGGCCTCGACCGGAGAAGTAGGATGCATTGGCGACGATTTTTACGAGGCTATTCTTAAGGCTATGCTTTCGGTTGGATATAACATTCCGAAAAAAAATATTCTATTGTCGACAGGACCTATGCGAGAAAAAGTTGAATTGTTAAATAGCTGCCGCCTGTTATTACAAAAAGGCTACAACCTTTTCGCCACACCCGGCACAGCCACTTTCCTCGAAATGAATGGCCTTGAAGTAACTTCGCTTGCCTGGCCCGACGAACCCAAAAAACCCAATACGCTCGACTACCTTAAAAATAAAATGATTGACCTGGTAATCAACATTCCAAAAGATTTAAGCACAGCCGAGCTCGACAACGATTATACTATTCGCCGCAGCGCGGTAGATTTTAATATCCCGCTCATTACCAATGCAAGGTTGGCAAGCGCCTTTCTCATCGGAATTTGCAAGTTGAATATCGACGACATTTCGATACGAAGCTGGGATGAGTACAGCCCTGATTCCAAACAATTCTAG
- a CDS encoding NUDIX hydrolase, with amino-acid sequence MEADWLSIAKRIQAIAQGGLEFGYDKYDLDRYQQLREISVEIMHGLSDEPVEKITNLFACEKGYQTPKVDVRGVVFRENKLLMVKEGVDGNWALPGGWADIAHTPFEVAKKEVWEEAGLKVDPVRLLAVLDKTRWPMPPDKYHIYKMFILCKDLGGELTHGMETLDAKWMDRSERLPLSLPRTCQEQIELMFEFFDSPQKEVVCD; translated from the coding sequence ATGGAAGCAGACTGGCTAAGCATCGCAAAGCGCATACAGGCCATTGCCCAGGGTGGACTGGAGTTTGGTTATGATAAGTACGACCTCGACCGCTACCAGCAGCTGCGCGAAATTAGTGTTGAAATTATGCATGGGCTTTCGGATGAGCCTGTGGAAAAAATTACAAACCTGTTTGCCTGTGAAAAGGGTTATCAAACCCCTAAGGTAGACGTGCGCGGAGTAGTGTTTCGCGAAAATAAGTTGCTTATGGTAAAAGAAGGGGTGGACGGTAACTGGGCCCTTCCTGGCGGATGGGCCGACATTGCTCACACTCCTTTCGAAGTGGCAAAAAAAGAAGTGTGGGAAGAAGCAGGGCTTAAAGTAGATCCTGTTCGCCTGTTAGCAGTGCTCGACAAAACACGCTGGCCCATGCCCCCGGATAAATACCATATTTACAAAATGTTTATTCTGTGTAAAGACCTGGGAGGCGAACTAACACATGGCATGGAAACCCTGGACGCAAAATGGATGGACCGCAGCGAACGCTTGCCTCTTTCGCTTCCCCGGACTTGTCAGGAACAGATTGAATTGATGTTTGAATTTTTTGATAGCCCTCAAAAAGAGGTCGTGTGTGACTGA
- a CDS encoding DUF2029 domain-containing protein, translated as MISRLAWSKSTFIGFGLIVLISLAYLFADSANNNLRVIDFKVYYQAAENILWGNSLYNCYIDNDPHYLFKYSPASAMFFIPFHVFPFEVAKIVYWVLLTAIIILGYYLCIQIIDPTLLSQPSRANKIIVLALLPLVLHFTRELHLGQVNHLLLVMYIGALAILLKEKYLLAGLLIAASIYIKPFGFIFLPYFIYKKYYKLAGYSALFLLILGLLPLAFWQSWSMFVAEYQNWKVELLVELKAKQTLLMPENHTIFSVVARYTPLRWILSSSLASMVYQLLMLGGIGLSVLYFIKTALPKNQINPVVAEFGLLTALIPLLAFTTSNAFGFGQILVFLVLIHYAYFTSLQKRLVVVSLIFIGGACSDIIGKKISHAMDDLSLVAIGTILLISLVFILRQKKLV; from the coding sequence ATGATTAGCAGGTTAGCCTGGTCGAAAAGCACTTTTATTGGCTTTGGCCTTATTGTACTTATTAGTCTTGCCTATTTATTTGCTGATAGTGCAAACAACAATTTAAGGGTCATAGATTTTAAAGTGTATTACCAGGCAGCCGAAAATATCTTATGGGGAAATTCGTTGTACAATTGCTACATCGACAACGATCCTCATTATCTTTTCAAATATTCCCCAGCTTCGGCTATGTTTTTCATCCCGTTTCATGTTTTTCCTTTCGAGGTAGCCAAAATTGTTTATTGGGTGCTGCTTACTGCAATCATTATCCTTGGCTATTACCTTTGCATACAGATTATCGACCCCACCCTGTTATCGCAGCCATCCAGGGCCAATAAAATAATCGTGCTGGCTCTTTTGCCGCTGGTGTTGCATTTTACCCGCGAGTTGCACCTGGGTCAGGTAAACCATCTGCTATTGGTAATGTACATTGGAGCTCTGGCCATTCTTTTAAAAGAGAAATATCTGCTTGCAGGATTGCTCATTGCCGCCAGTATTTACATCAAACCCTTCGGATTCATCTTTCTGCCCTACTTTATATACAAAAAATACTACAAGCTTGCAGGTTATTCAGCTTTGTTTCTTTTGATACTTGGTCTGCTTCCACTTGCATTCTGGCAATCGTGGTCAATGTTTGTGGCAGAATACCAGAATTGGAAAGTGGAATTGCTGGTAGAACTTAAAGCCAAACAGACCCTATTAATGCCAGAAAACCATACGATATTTTCGGTTGTGGCACGTTATACTCCACTGCGCTGGATTCTTTCCAGCTCGCTGGCAAGTATGGTTTATCAGTTATTGATGCTGGGAGGAATTGGTTTGTCTGTTCTTTATTTCATAAAAACAGCTTTGCCAAAAAATCAGATCAATCCGGTAGTTGCAGAATTTGGCCTTCTCACGGCCCTCATACCTTTATTGGCTTTTACAACCAGCAACGCCTTTGGTTTTGGACAAATTTTGGTGTTTCTGGTATTAATCCATTATGCTTATTTTACAAGCCTGCAAAAACGCCTGGTGGTGGTTTCGCTGATCTTTATCGGTGGAGCATGCAGCGATATCATTGGTAAAAAGATCTCTCATGCCATGGACGATCTCTCGCTGGTTGCCATTGGCACCATTCTGTTAATTTCATTAGTATTTATTCTTCGTCAGAAAAAGCTGGTTTAA
- a CDS encoding ThiF family adenylyltransferase translates to MEKNILSERELRRYQAQIDMNGIGLEGQEKIKNARVLVIGAGGLGTPAIKSLIAAGVGYLGICDDALLEEEDLGRQSLYNDIDLGKQKAIATKQHLQNLNQFTQIKIHNIRLNNENALNLLLPYNMVVDASNDPSTHGILFTVTETANKPLVWANIANQVAIAGVKMPGNDTPVKEKSLHSFLKQSRADTQTPIVLVYSVCGNILAGEALKVVLQKASPLLTKNLFINLSEYSFSLK, encoded by the coding sequence ATGGAAAAAAATATCCTTTCCGAAAGAGAACTTCGTCGATATCAGGCGCAAATTGACATGAATGGAATAGGCCTTGAGGGCCAGGAAAAAATAAAAAACGCTCGTGTATTGGTTATAGGTGCAGGAGGCCTTGGGACGCCAGCAATAAAAAGTTTAATTGCCGCTGGTGTTGGATACCTTGGAATTTGCGATGATGCATTACTTGAGGAAGAAGACCTTGGCCGACAAAGCCTTTATAACGATATTGACTTAGGCAAACAAAAAGCCATTGCTACCAAGCAGCACTTGCAGAACCTAAACCAGTTTACCCAAATTAAAATCCATAACATCCGCCTGAACAACGAAAACGCCCTCAACCTGCTTTTGCCATACAACATGGTTGTCGATGCCTCAAATGACCCGAGTACACATGGCATTTTGTTCACAGTTACCGAAACTGCAAATAAACCTTTAGTTTGGGCAAATATTGCAAATCAGGTTGCCATCGCAGGGGTAAAAATGCCTGGCAACGACACCCCGGTAAAGGAAAAAAGCCTTCATTCTTTTCTTAAACAATCTAGGGCAGATACACAAACACCCATTGTACTGGTCTATTCAGTGTGCGGTAATATTCTGGCTGGCGAAGCCCTTAAGGTTGTCCTCCAAAAAGCATCGCCCCTGCTCACTAAAAATCTGTTCATAAACCTTTCAGAATATTCATTCAGCCTGAAATAA